In the Flavobacteriales bacterium genome, GCCATCCAGGTCCAGCAGCTCGGCCGGTGTGGTGCGCATCACGATCACCGGCACCTGGCCGTCGGCGCCGGCCGTGGAGGTGAGGGCCGCGCTGTCACCGGCCTTCGCCGCCAGTTCGCGCAGCACCTGCGGCACATCGCGCTGCACGCCCCAAGGGCCTTCCAGCGCCGTGCTGCGGTACCACAGGCCCGACCCGTACAGGTAGTGCTGGCCGTTGTGCCGCAGCACCAGGAAGGGCGTGTTGGACACGCGCTCCACCCGGGCGCTTTTGGCCGACCGGTACACCGGATCGTCGGTGTCGGGCACATCGTCCAGCGTTTCATAGCGCGGCGCCCCGTCGATGAAGAGCAGCGCGCTCGGCGATTCGGTGTAGATGATCTCGGGCGCATCGTTGTTCAGCCCGTCCTCGCGGGAGCGCTCATCCTCCAGGGCGGCCACCAGCAGGTCCATGCTCAGCTGGGGCGTGCGCTTGGGGATCTCGGCGCTCAGGGTGGTGCGCAGGCGCAGCAGCTCGCCCTCGTCGGTGATGCCGGGGAAGCGGGCGTCGGTGACGCTGAAGGCCATCAGACGGCCCATGCGGTTGCCGCGGTCCATCTCCAGCATGCCATCGCCCCACACCGCACCGAACACCGCCGCCTTGTCGGCGGGGCGCTTCACGGCCACGGCCATGCGCGCGGCGAAGTGGTTGCCCGAAAGGCGCTCGGGCTGCGGGGCGAACACCTGATATTCGGTGCCTTCCGCCGTGAAGCGGAGCGGCCATTCCTCCTGTGCGATCAGCGGGGCGGCGGCCATCAGGCCGGCGATCCCCAGGGAACGGAGCATGTTCATCACTAGCTGGACCATTGGACGGGTCCTCCGAAGGAATGTCAAATACCCTGCCGGAACGATGCGCCAGGTCATGGAACGAAGAACCCCGCGCCAACAGGAGGCGCAGGGTTCTTCGTTCAACGCTTGGCGTCGCTCAGTCGTTCTTGTCGTCGTCGCCGAAGTTCAGGCCCACCGTCAACCCGTAGGTGAGGTAGCGCGAGCCGATGTCCTTCACGCGGATGTTGTCGCTGAACACCCGGCTCAGGCCGAAGCTCACGCTGGGCTCCAGGGTGAAGAGCCCCATGTCGAAGCCCAGGCCCGCATCCACGTTGAAGGAACCGCTGTTGAAGTCGCCCTTGTTCCAGCCGATATCGTCGTCGCGGTCATCCACGCTCAGGAGCACATCGTAGGTGGGGCCGGCGAAGAAGCGCAGGTCGAACTGGTAGCTGTCCACGATGCGGTAGCCACCGAGCAGCTTGAAGCGCAGGTTGGTGCGGATGATGTCGCCCTCGGCCACCACCGAGTCGTTCAGGCTGGTCTTGACGGCCGTGACGTTGCGGCCGAAGAACACGCCGGGCTGCACGTAGGCGCGGTTGCCGATGCGGAAGTCGGTGCCGACCTGCCAGCCGACCGTGCCGCGGAACTCCACGTTCGGGTCGTCGTCGGTGAGGTGTTGATAGGTGAGGCCCAGCTGCGGGTTCACTTGGAACTGGGCGGTGGCCGCGCCGGCCAGGGGCACGAGGGCGGCGATGAGCAGGAGCTTTTTCATGGCGTTGGCTGTTGCCGCCGCCGCCTTTTCAAGCCGCGTGCCAAAGGCCGGTCATCCCTGGCCGTCAGCGCGTTCCACGGCGATGCCCACCTCGTTGCGGCGCCCCAGCAGCTGCCACGGCGGATCATAGCCCATCACCACCGGGCGCCCCACCATCCGCCAGGGCGAACCCGCCAATGCGCGATGCAGCCGCTCCAGCTCCGCCGCGATCTGTGCATCCGTGGCGCGTCCGCCGAAGCGCACGCAGGCCATCCGCACCGAAGGGCGCTCCACCACCAGCACCGTGGGGTCGTCCGGCACGGGCAGATCATGGTCCGTGCGACCGCCCGGCATGCCGAAGAACACCGTGTAGCCGCCATCGCCCTGCTCCAGGGTCACCGGGGCCGTCATGGCGATGCGCTCCTCCAGGTCGTTACCGCCGAAGATGTAGCGCGCCAGCCGTCGGAAGCCCATCGTGCCGGCCTCGCCGAGGCGGGCGTTCCGGGTGCTATGCCCCGCGGCCCAATGCGCCGGGTAGGAGCGTACCTCCGCATCGCGCAGGCGTTCCACGACCTGGTAGGGCACCTGCTCCACCCGGCGCACGGCCCACAGGCTCACGAGCTGCGCCACCAGGAAGAGCACGATCGTCGCGGCCGTGATGAACAGCGTCCACTTCATGGCAGGGGAACACCACAACGGTGCGCAACGTTCGCCCGGCCGAACTTCGCGGCATGGCCAGGGCGGAGGATCGGACCGTGGTGGTGATCGGCGGCGGCGCGGCCGGCCACATGGCCGCCATCGCCGCATCCTCCCAGGGGGCGCGCGTGCTGGTGCTCGAGGGCAGTGACAAGCTGCTGGCCAAGGTGCGCATCAGCGGAGGCGGTCGCTGCAACGTGACGCACGCCTGCGTGGAACCGGCGCGGTTGGCGCGGCATTACCCGCGCGGAGGACCGTTCGTGCGCAAGGTGTTCGAGGCCTTCGGCCAGCCGGACACGGTGGCCTGGTTCGCCGCCCATGGCGTGCGGCTGCATACCGAGGGCGACGGACGCATGTTCCCCAGCACCAATGATTCGCGCACCGTGATCGATGCCCTGACCGAGGCCGCCCGACGTGCCGGTGTGGTCACCCGCCTGCAGCATCCGGTGCGCGCCCTTGAGCCTGCGGGCGACGGATGGCGGGTCAGCGGTCCCTTCGGCAGCGTGGACGCTTCGGCCGTGGTGGTGGCCACCGGAGGAAGCCCCAAGGCCGAGGGCCTGGCCTGGCTTCAGCACCTGGGGCACCGCATCGTGCCGCCCGTGCCTTCGCTCTTCACCTTCAACATCCCCGACCCGGCTCTGCGCGCCTTGATGGGCGTCTCCGCCGACCCCGTGCGGGTCCGCCTCGCGGGCCTGGGCCTGGAGGCCACCGGGCCGGTGCTCATCACCCATTGGGGCCTCAGCGGTCCGGCGGTGCTTCGCCTCAGCGCGTTCGGTGCGCGGGTGCTGCACGAGCGCGGGTACCGCTACACGGTGCTCGTGGACTGGACGGGAGGCGTGGGGGAGGCCGCCGTGGTGAAGACCCTCGAGCACGCCATCGCCGACCATCCGCGCAAGCGCGTGGCCAACACGCCGTTGTTCGGGCTGGCCACCCGCCTGTGGACGTCCCTGTGCCTGGCCGCGGAACTGCCGGAGGCCAAGCCCTGGGACGAGCTGGGGCGCCGCGGCCGCGACAAGCTCATGGCCGTGCTCACCAACCAGATCTTTCCGGCCCAAGGCAAGACCACCTTCAAGGAGGAGTTCGTCACCGCCGGCGGCATCGACCTGGCCCAGGTGGACCCGCGCACCCTGGAAAGCCGCGTGGCGCCGGGGCTCTTCTTCGCCGGCGAAGTGCTCGACATCGACGGCATCACCGGCGGCTTTAACTTTCAATCGGCGTGGAGCACGGGGCACGTCGCCGGTGTGCATGCCGCGCACCGGGCCCGTTGAACCGATCCAGCACGCCACACGTTCACTCCATGATGAGGACGCACCGCACGGCAGCCATCGTGACCAGCATCGCCCTGGCCTTCACCACTGTGGTGAACGCGCAGAGCACCTACCGCATGGACGCCGCGCAGCTGCTGCAGCAGGGCGACATCGAGCTGCGCCTGGGCAACAGCGAGCGGGCGCTGCAGCACTACACCAACGCCATCCAGACCGACCCGGGCTATGGCGATGCGTACATGAAGCGGGCGAGCCTCTACCAGCGGCTGGGCATGTACACCGGGGCCTTGCAGGATATGGACAGGGCGCTGGAGCTGAACCCGTACTCGGAGCACATCCTGGACCGGCGGGCGCGGCTGAAGGTGCTGATGACGGACTACAAGGGAGCGGAGGAGGACCGCGACCGGGCGGTGTCCCTGGCGCCGTACGACTCGTTGATGTTGGAGCACCGGGCCGATGAACAGCTGCTGATGCAGGAACCGCTGAAGGCCATCCGCAGCCTGTCCGTGATGCTGGGGCGCACCCCGAACGACCCCTGGCTGCACCTCAAGAAAGCACTGGCCCACCTGCAGGCCGAACAACCGGTGCAGGCGCTGGATGAAGCGGCCGTGGCCCTCACGCTGGACAGCACGCTGGCCATCGCGCACGACCTGCGGGGGCTGGCCTATGAGCGTCTGGGCCGCACCGAGGAGGCCTTCGCGGCTTACGACCATGCGGTGCGCCTGGACCCGGGCTTCGCCATGGCCTGGTTCAACCGGGGCCGCGCCCACCGCGCCGCAGGTCGCGCCGAGGCCGCCAAGGCCGACCTGGACACCGCGCTCGTTTTGGCCTCGGATCTGCCCCAGCTGTGGTTCGAGCGCGCCCTCGCCCGCAAGGAACTGGGCGACATGGAAGGCGCCTTGCAGGACCAGAGCCGCGTGATCGGCCTGTCCCCCGGCACCATGGAGGCCCTGTTCAACCGCAGCTTCGCCCGCAAGCAGCTCGGCGACCACGTGGGTGCGTTGTATGACGCGGAGCGCGCCATCGCCCTGCGGCCCGACGACCCCGACGCGTGGGACCTCAAGGGCAGCATCCACCTGCTGCTGGGCGAGCACAGCGAGGCCATCGCCCACTACGACCGCGCCATCCAGCTCGACCCCGAAGCCGCGCAGCCGCATTACAACAAGGGCATCGCCCTGGTGATGGCCTACCAGATCTACGAGGGCTGTCGGGAACTGCAGCGCAGCCAGGAGCTCGGCGCGGCCAAGGCGGCCGAGGCCATCCGCTATTTCTGCAACTACTGAGCGGTCCGTCTATCTTGAGCGGCCAAACCCCGCTCATGCGCCTCACCGTACTCCTGTTCTCCGCCATCCTGCCGGCCGCGCTGGCCGCCCAGAACGAATGCGGCACCGGCCGCTACAGCGACCCGGCCCTGTTCGACAGCCTCATCGTCACCACCGCCGTTCCCTTCGGCGCCAACACCGGCGTGGGGGGCACGCTGCAGACGCTCTACATGGACGTCTACGAGCCCGCCGGCGACACCCTGGCTGAGCGGCCGGTGGTGCTGGTGGCCTTCGGCGGAAGCTTCGTGGCCGGTTCTCGGGCCGACGTGGCGGAGCTCTGCGAAGCCTTCGCGCACCGCGGCTACGTGGCCGTGGCGCCGGACTACCGCGTGGGCTTCTTCTTCCCCAACGCCACCACCACCCAGCAGGCCGTGATGCGCGGCGCCCACGACATGCGCGCCTGCGTGCGCCACCTGCG is a window encoding:
- a CDS encoding tetratricopeptide repeat protein, which codes for MMRTHRTAAIVTSIALAFTTVVNAQSTYRMDAAQLLQQGDIELRLGNSERALQHYTNAIQTDPGYGDAYMKRASLYQRLGMYTGALQDMDRALELNPYSEHILDRRARLKVLMTDYKGAEEDRDRAVSLAPYDSLMLEHRADEQLLMQEPLKAIRSLSVMLGRTPNDPWLHLKKALAHLQAEQPVQALDEAAVALTLDSTLAIAHDLRGLAYERLGRTEEAFAAYDHAVRLDPGFAMAWFNRGRAHRAAGRAEAAKADLDTALVLASDLPQLWFERALARKELGDMEGALQDQSRVIGLSPGTMEALFNRSFARKQLGDHVGALYDAERAIALRPDDPDAWDLKGSIHLLLGEHSEAIAHYDRAIQLDPEAAQPHYNKGIALVMAYQIYEGCRELQRSQELGAAKAAEAIRYFCNY
- a CDS encoding autotransporter outer membrane beta-barrel domain-containing protein, which codes for MKKLLLIAALVPLAGAATAQFQVNPQLGLTYQHLTDDDPNVEFRGTVGWQVGTDFRIGNRAYVQPGVFFGRNVTAVKTSLNDSVVAEGDIIRTNLRFKLLGGYRIVDSYQFDLRFFAGPTYDVLLSVDDRDDDIGWNKGDFNSGSFNVDAGLGFDMGLFTLEPSVSFGLSRVFSDNIRVKDIGSRYLTYGLTVGLNFGDDDKND
- a CDS encoding heme-binding protein, which encodes MKWTLFITAATIVLFLVAQLVSLWAVRRVEQVPYQVVERLRDAEVRSYPAHWAAGHSTRNARLGEAGTMGFRRLARYIFGGNDLEERIAMTAPVTLEQGDGGYTVFFGMPGGRTDHDLPVPDDPTVLVVERPSVRMACVRFGGRATDAQIAAELERLHRALAGSPWRMVGRPVVMGYDPPWQLLGRRNEVGIAVERADGQG
- a CDS encoding NAD(P)/FAD-dependent oxidoreductase; its protein translation is MARAEDRTVVVIGGGAAGHMAAIAASSQGARVLVLEGSDKLLAKVRISGGGRCNVTHACVEPARLARHYPRGGPFVRKVFEAFGQPDTVAWFAAHGVRLHTEGDGRMFPSTNDSRTVIDALTEAARRAGVVTRLQHPVRALEPAGDGWRVSGPFGSVDASAVVVATGGSPKAEGLAWLQHLGHRIVPPVPSLFTFNIPDPALRALMGVSADPVRVRLAGLGLEATGPVLITHWGLSGPAVLRLSAFGARVLHERGYRYTVLVDWTGGVGEAAVVKTLEHAIADHPRKRVANTPLFGLATRLWTSLCLAAELPEAKPWDELGRRGRDKLMAVLTNQIFPAQGKTTFKEEFVTAGGIDLAQVDPRTLESRVAPGLFFAGEVLDIDGITGGFNFQSAWSTGHVAGVHAAHRAR